CGTTTCCGAATCTTCGGTGGTGTCCATCGCCGCGGGGAAAAGAAGTTGTTCGAGGTGAAAAATTGTGATATCTAATAGATTAATTTGACGTAATTGTTTGGCAGCCCTTCTGTTTCAACGATCGTCTGTGGGAGAGACTGTCCGGCGACAGTTCCACAAGGCATCCTCCAAAAGGATTCACGGTATGCAGAATGCCTGCCCATACGGTTTCGGCAAGACGGTCGCACTCGATTACGCGCGAGCGCTGGACAAGTTGTTGGGACTCTTCCAGGAGCGGGGCTTCAGCATCCTTTTTCAGGTCGACATGCAGGAGGCTCTCCGGCAGGAGACCGGTGCCGGCTTTCGCCGCTACATGATCATCGGCGCCTGTCCGCCGGCCTTCGCTCGCCGGGCCTTCAATGCCGACAGCAATATCGGCCTGCTGCTTCCCTGCAATGTCGTCGTTTATGAGGAGGAAGGGGGGCAGAGCACGGTCATGGCGATGGATCCCGCCTATCTGATGGACATGGTGCGGGTTCCCGAGGCGATCGAGGTCGCCATCGAGATCAGAGAAGAATTCGAGGCGCTCATCGAGATGATGTAGTCTGGAGGGGCGTGGTTCAAGACGATGATAAAAGGGGGAGCGGCCAACGGCCGTTCCCCCTTTTATCATGCGGGTTGGCGGATCAGGGTTTGATGTGGCAGCGGGCGCAGTTGCCCGCCGGAGCGAAGGCCCGCTTGCCGTTGTGGCAGACGCCGCAGAGCCGGCCGGCGTAGATCTCCTCCATGGTGATCTGGATGGTTCCCTGTTTCATTTTGGGAAACATCTGATCGTTGTGGCATTCCTTGCAGACCGCACCGGCGTCCTTGTGCACCTTGCCGTCGAACATGACCTTGCCCATCGGGCCGCCCTTGAACTCGAGGACCGTACCGGGCGATACCGCCAGTGCCGTTCCGGTGGAAAGCAACAGTGCCAGCAGGCCGGGAAGGAAGGATTTGCGCATCGTTTGTTCTCCTGTGTGGGGTGGCGATGGGAAAATAGATCGTACAGGCCACTATTATGCCGCAAAACCTGGCAAAGGCAACCGGGGGTGGACTTTTCGCCGGTGACTGAATCGATGAACCAAGGCTGGTCGCGGGAGATTTAAGGCAAAAAAAGACGCCCCGCCGGATTTCCGGGGGGCGTCTCAGGTTTCAGGCCGTCAGGCAGCCCCCGGACTCAGCGGGGGCAGACGTCGGCAGCCTTCTTTGCACCGGGTTACGGGACGGAGCATGTAGATAGTGGTCCACATATGTAGCACTCCTTTCCGGGGAAAACCCCTTCTCGTTGATTGCTCGATTATACGGGCATTGCGTGGCCGAACACAAGGGGGCGGCCGAATTTTTCTATTCCGGCAACTCCGGCAGCGCCTCCGCCAGCAGTTCCAGGATGTGCACCGCCCGGGCGCTGCCGCCGGCATGGTTGATCGAATCCTGCAGCTGCATGATGCAGCCCGGACAGTCGGTAGCGACCAGTTCGGCGCCGGATTCGCTGATGCTGGCCGCCTTCTTGGCGCCGATCTGCTTGCTGGTTTCGTAGTGGTAGACCGAGTAGGTGCCGCCGAGCCCGCAGCAGGTACCGGCCGCGGCCATTTCGATGAACTCGACCTGCGGCAGCGCCTTGAGGATCGCCCGCGGCTCTTTGGTGATGCCCTGGGTGCGCAGGTGGCAGGGGTCGTGGTAGGTGACCCGGCTGCGTCTGGCCGCTTTCGGCAGCGCCGAGAGTTTTTCGGCCAGGCCCTGCTCGACGAGAAAGACGAAGATGTCCCGGGTCTTCGCCCCGAGCTGCCGGTATCCCTCGCCCAGATCGCCGTAGACTTTGCCGATACCGGCGTTGCAGGAAGCGCAGGCGGTCACGACGTAATCGACCTTGTGCCGGGTGAGGGCGGCAAGGTTCTGGGCCGCCAGCTTCTCGACCGTTCCGGCCGCTCCGGCGCTCACCGCCGGCAGCCCGCAGCAGGCCTGGTCCTTCGGGATGATGACGGTCACGCCGAGAAATTTCAGCGCCTGCAGGAAGGCCTCGCCCACCGCCGGGTACATGTAGTTGATGCCGCAGCCGGTGAAGAAGGCGACGGTCGGCTGCCCCGCCTGGCCGGGAATCACCTCGGGCACGCGCTCGCGGAAGGGGCGGGCGGTGATCGGCGGCAGGGTGCGGTCCGCTTCCAGGTAGGGAGCGGGGAAGCGCAGGCGCAGGCCACTGTCCTTCGGCAGCTTTTTGAACAGCAGCGCGGAGAGCGCCCCGCCGGTCTTCGCCAGGGCGTTCATCAGCTTGGGCCGGCCAAGGACGGCGGCGACCCCCTTGCCGAAGCTGGAGAGCCCCTTCTGCTCGGC
Above is a window of Desulfuromonadales bacterium DNA encoding:
- a CDS encoding DUF302 domain-containing protein; its protein translation is MQNACPYGFGKTVALDYARALDKLLGLFQERGFSILFQVDMQEALRQETGAGFRRYMIIGACPPAFARRAFNADSNIGLLLPCNVVVYEEEGGQSTVMAMDPAYLMDMVRVPEAIEVAIEIREEFEALIEMM
- a CDS encoding c(7)-type cytochrome triheme domain-containing protein, with the protein product MRKSFLPGLLALLLSTGTALAVSPGTVLEFKGGPMGKVMFDGKVHKDAGAVCKECHNDQMFPKMKQGTIQITMEEIYAGRLCGVCHNGKRAFAPAGNCARCHIKP
- a CDS encoding (Fe-S)-binding protein codes for the protein MSKLKQLEEFREEIEQCVKCGACRAHCPVFAAEKYEGRVARGKVALAQSLLAGEVDLEAKVLEDMSQCLLCGSCEAQCPNKVPTDEIVAAVRRRIAEQKGLSSFGKGVAAVLGRPKLMNALAKTGGALSALLFKKLPKDSGLRLRFPAPYLEADRTLPPITARPFRERVPEVIPGQAGQPTVAFFTGCGINYMYPAVGEAFLQALKFLGVTVIIPKDQACCGLPAVSAGAAGTVEKLAAQNLAALTRHKVDYVVTACASCNAGIGKVYGDLGEGYRQLGAKTRDIFVFLVEQGLAEKLSALPKAARRSRVTYHDPCHLRTQGITKEPRAILKALPQVEFIEMAAAGTCCGLGGTYSVYHYETSKQIGAKKAASISESGAELVATDCPGCIMQLQDSINHAGGSARAVHILELLAEALPELPE